The DNA region GCGTGCCCAGAAGATCGGTGTAATACCCTAGGGGCAGATCAGGATTCATCCCCCCTTGCAGCAGAATCTGATAACCGCCCACGTCCACTGTTTCCCTGACCTTGGACAGAATCTCCTCCGTGGGCAGGACGTAACCGCCCTCCTCGCCCGGGCCCTTGAAAAACGCGCAGAATTTGCAGGCGGACACGCAGACGTTGGTGTAATTGATGTTGCGATCGACAATATAGGTGACGATTCCCTCCGGATGCATTTCCATGCGACGCTGGTGGGCGAGCTTTCCGAGGGAAAAGACATCGTTCATGTCCCAGACGTAGCGGGCCTCGTTCTTGTTCAGGCGGGTGTTCATAGGCATTCCTTGGATGATGGTGGGATGGCGAAGTGCTAGCTTTTGGCCGGGCGGAAGGTCAAGGGTTTGCAGAGCGCCACGGCGTCACGCGACCCCTTTTCGGAGCCCGGCGAGCCCGTCCCCGAAGCCCTTGCCAAACTCCGCGCCTTGTGGTTCAAGTCGGGCCCAAGCAAGAGGTGACAATGACCGAATCCGTATTTGACTGCCGCATGTGCGGGCACTGCTGCCAAGGCCAGGGAGGCATCGTCGCCTCGGCCCCGGAACGTGAACGCTTGGCCGCACATCTGGGCATGGCGGTCGAGGAATTTTGCTCCCGCTACACCGAGCCCCAGGGAAAAAAACTGGTCCTGCGCTGTGGCGAGGACGGCTACTGCGTCTTTTTCGACCCCAAAACCGCCTGCACCGTACACCCGGCCAAGCCGGACGTGTGCCGCGCCTGGCCCTTCTTCCGCGGTAATCTGGTCGATCCCGTAAGCTGGGAACTGGCCCAGGAATACTGCCCGGGCATCCGTCCCGAATGCGGCCACACCGAATTCGCCCGTCTGGGCATCGCCTATGTAAGGGACAACCACCTGGCCAAGACGGGCCGCGAGGACGAGGCCAACGCCCTGCGCATCGCGGACCTGATGGACAAAATCTGATGCGTCTGTCCGAGTGCTATTCTCTGCTGGAAGTCTCCCCCGGGGCAACCCTGGACGAGATAAAGGCCAGCTACCGCAAACTGGCCTTCAAGTACCATCCGGACCTGAATCCCGGCGATGCGCGCGCGGCCCAAAGTTTCAGCCGCCTGAACGAAGCCTACGTGCTGCTCAAGAAAAATCTGGAGACCGAACCTTCTGACAAGCGGCGCTTCAATGCCGAGACCATCCGTCAGGAAGAGGAAGCCAGGGTCAAGCGCGGCGGAAAACCCTCCGGCGGATTCTCCGCCAAGCAGGAAGAGGTGCTCCGGGACATACTCAATGACCCCTTCGCCAAGCAGGTCTTCGAGGATATTTTCAGCAAGCTCAAACGCGGGGTCCAGCCTGAAGAAGCCAGCTCACAGCCGGTCACGACAAAAAAGCTGGACCTCAAGTGGGGAGAACGCGCCCTCAGCATCGATCTCGGCAAGGGCATTGTCCAAAGCATCAAGGACTGGGCCTCCGGGCAACTCGACGACCGCCAGACCGTGCGCATGCCCGCCCGCGACCTCATCCCCGGCACCACCCTGCGAGTCCAAATCCGGCACCGCTTCACAGCCGAACCCCGCACCATAGACGTAACCCTGCCCCCGGACTTCGTGGTCGGGCGGCCCATCCGTCTCAAGGGCATGGGCCGACGACTCGGCCCATGGCGGGGCGATCTTTATCTGCGCTTGCTGGCTGTTTAAAAAGAAATGGGTCGTATGGGACCCATGGGACGCATAAAAAACACGCGCCCCTGCCTTCCCACGGACATGGGCCAGCGACCCGGGGCATTGCGGGGCTATATTTACCTGCGATCACTGGCTGTCCAAGAAAATGGGGCGCATGGGCCCCATGGAACGCACAAAAAACACGCACCCCTGCCTTTCCCATAGGTCCTATAGGTCCCATAAGA from Desulfomicrobium apsheronum includes:
- a CDS encoding YkgJ family cysteine cluster protein — translated: MTESVFDCRMCGHCCQGQGGIVASAPERERLAAHLGMAVEEFCSRYTEPQGKKLVLRCGEDGYCVFFDPKTACTVHPAKPDVCRAWPFFRGNLVDPVSWELAQEYCPGIRPECGHTEFARLGIAYVRDNHLAKTGREDEANALRIADLMDKI
- a CDS encoding J domain-containing protein, with amino-acid sequence MRLSECYSLLEVSPGATLDEIKASYRKLAFKYHPDLNPGDARAAQSFSRLNEAYVLLKKNLETEPSDKRRFNAETIRQEEEARVKRGGKPSGGFSAKQEEVLRDILNDPFAKQVFEDIFSKLKRGVQPEEASSQPVTTKKLDLKWGERALSIDLGKGIVQSIKDWASGQLDDRQTVRMPARDLIPGTTLRVQIRHRFTAEPRTIDVTLPPDFVVGRPIRLKGMGRRLGPWRGDLYLRLLAV